The following coding sequences are from one Leptospira mayottensis 200901116 window:
- the tsaE gene encoding tRNA (adenosine(37)-N6)-threonylcarbamoyltransferase complex ATPase subunit type 1 TsaE has product MELEFRNLKLEELDKPAEFLASLILSSLGQNFHPIILLTGSMGVGKTTFASRVVKRISPNTNVNSPTYTLINKYSIPFAKSRKFSVQNFSFDSESNLEELNFYHFDLHRLKSSHELEDLGFEEIWGKVGISIIEWWQIAKEDLETFPLKIEVQFKTVSENERDIVFKSFDIGTFPVLEKLWKELEKNPT; this is encoded by the coding sequence TTGGAACTCGAGTTTCGGAATCTAAAACTGGAAGAATTGGATAAACCTGCCGAGTTTCTTGCGTCTTTGATTCTTTCTTCTTTAGGGCAAAACTTTCATCCTATCATTTTACTTACAGGTTCCATGGGAGTGGGTAAAACGACCTTTGCTTCCAGAGTGGTAAAAAGGATTTCACCGAATACAAACGTCAATTCTCCTACTTACACTCTCATAAACAAGTATTCGATTCCATTCGCTAAAAGTCGAAAATTCTCAGTACAAAATTTTTCTTTCGATAGCGAGTCCAATTTAGAAGAACTTAACTTTTATCATTTCGATCTTCATCGATTGAAATCTTCGCATGAATTGGAAGATTTAGGTTTTGAGGAAATTTGGGGAAAGGTAGGAATTTCCATTATTGAATGGTGGCAAATCGCGAAAGAGGATTTGGAAACATTTCCGTTAAAAATAGAAGTACAATTTAAAACGGTTTCTGAAAATGAAAGAGATATCGTATTCAAAAGTTTTGATATAGGGACCTTTCCCGTGTTAGAAAAACTATGGAAGGAATTGGAAAAAAATCCGACATGA
- a CDS encoding Hsp33 family molecular chaperone HslO has product MQNQDSLIYGVLPDIHFRYSVAEISYSLTAASNLHNLDDSSTELLARAMIGAFFLADQIKEDTKVSLQIRFNEDSPVHSVLAYSDRQGRMKAVLRERPEENVEPGKMMEDYSGILKVFRWKNGVCIYQSVVPYLNKSFEENFQNYLNSSEQIVCFVTLYIRKNGFHWDVRGILLQSLPEAKEEHIQKIASLSQQINTNISEFLGKDIYNCLNKIGETTRCAVQILEEGQPEFRCDCSENKIRELIQTLGKEEAMQILDEVGMIEVTCEFCTSVYRFERKKVSELF; this is encoded by the coding sequence ATGCAGAACCAAGATTCATTGATATACGGAGTTTTACCGGATATTCACTTCCGGTATTCCGTTGCTGAAATTTCATACTCTCTTACCGCAGCTTCAAACCTGCATAATTTGGATGATTCTAGTACAGAACTTCTTGCAAGGGCAATGATTGGCGCTTTTTTTTTAGCAGATCAGATCAAAGAAGACACAAAGGTAAGTTTGCAGATTCGGTTTAACGAGGATTCTCCCGTACATTCGGTGCTTGCTTACAGCGATAGACAAGGGAGAATGAAGGCTGTCCTTAGGGAAAGACCCGAAGAAAATGTTGAACCCGGTAAAATGATGGAAGATTATTCCGGAATTCTGAAAGTATTCCGCTGGAAAAATGGGGTTTGTATTTATCAGTCCGTAGTTCCGTATCTTAATAAAAGTTTCGAGGAAAATTTTCAAAATTATCTAAACAGTTCCGAACAAATCGTCTGTTTCGTAACTCTTTATATTCGAAAAAACGGATTTCATTGGGATGTACGTGGAATTCTTTTACAATCCTTACCAGAAGCAAAAGAAGAACACATTCAAAAAATAGCAAGTCTTTCCCAACAAATCAACACAAACATAAGCGAATTTTTAGGAAAAGATATTTACAATTGTTTGAATAAAATCGGAGAAACGACTCGTTGTGCCGTTCAAATTTTGGAGGAAGGTCAACCAGAATTTCGTTGTGATTGTTCCGAGAACAAGATCAGGGAATTGATTCAGACCTTAGGAAAAGAGGAAGCGATGCAAATTTTGGACGAAGTTGGAATGATCGAAGTTACTTGCGAATTTTGCACTTCGGTTTATCGTTTTGAAAGAAAAAAGGTGAGCGAATTATTTTGA
- a CDS encoding tetratricopeptide repeat protein — MAFRILFFSIFLCSFLTSLYADLKEGKKFYAKKDFSKAMDEFQKFNDTNPASGEAWMYMGYIYEYRKDYPKSIQSFKKAVSLNLPKRDLVNCYQKIILYFNYQRDYHEVISYSNRLLRINPDLTHIQKIKATAEERLSSGHVVHHRPKKHTEESEIDGPNTEEDYLKILKKEPNDVSARWNLSLVYANHKKFQQAENLLEELVKDFPEKDDYLYKYGVILIRLEKYSEALEVLDKLEDKIGMNNPKMLYYTNLNQAVAYHKMKHYEEAVKYYRKSYAINGTIQPLIGLTKLKYEIKDCENSIKTAEKALEFGERTHEIRMYLALCKIQNKEENEGYAILKEIASKLEKENPEFKNLPDVYNDGILKLARYYTNHGEYTKALRYFHSVQVSEEEEREYRFYLGKAYYYTGKVDQAILLLVKVNGSSGAYYLLAKCYANKDDLEKTMEYIRKAANMKPEIWSAAAEEKEFDRFKEKSSFKSFLETKGSDQETNQNSQALDKT; from the coding sequence ATGGCTTTTCGAATTTTGTTTTTTTCGATTTTTTTGTGTTCTTTCTTAACTTCGTTATATGCGGATTTGAAAGAAGGTAAAAAGTTTTATGCAAAAAAGGACTTTTCCAAGGCCATGGATGAGTTCCAAAAGTTTAACGATACAAATCCGGCGTCCGGTGAAGCGTGGATGTACATGGGTTATATCTACGAATATAGGAAGGACTATCCCAAGTCCATTCAAAGTTTTAAAAAAGCAGTCAGTCTTAATTTACCTAAAAGGGATTTAGTCAACTGTTATCAAAAAATCATTCTCTATTTTAACTATCAAAGGGATTATCATGAGGTGATTTCTTACTCAAATCGGCTTTTGAGAATCAATCCTGATTTAACTCATATTCAGAAAATAAAAGCTACTGCAGAGGAAAGACTTTCTTCTGGTCATGTGGTGCATCATCGTCCTAAAAAACATACGGAAGAATCAGAGATTGATGGACCGAATACGGAAGAAGATTATCTTAAAATTCTTAAGAAAGAACCAAATGACGTTTCCGCTCGTTGGAATCTTTCTCTTGTTTATGCAAATCATAAAAAGTTTCAACAGGCAGAAAATCTTTTGGAAGAACTTGTAAAGGACTTTCCCGAAAAGGATGATTATCTTTACAAGTATGGTGTTATTCTCATTCGTCTTGAAAAATATTCGGAAGCTCTTGAGGTTTTAGATAAACTTGAGGATAAGATCGGAATGAATAACCCTAAGATGTTATATTATACCAATTTAAACCAAGCAGTTGCATATCATAAAATGAAGCATTATGAAGAGGCGGTAAAATATTATAGAAAATCTTACGCTATAAATGGTACGATCCAACCCTTAATCGGATTGACGAAACTTAAATACGAGATTAAAGATTGCGAAAATTCGATTAAAACTGCCGAGAAGGCACTTGAATTTGGCGAAAGGACGCATGAGATTCGAATGTATTTGGCCCTTTGTAAAATTCAAAATAAAGAAGAAAACGAAGGATATGCCATATTAAAGGAAATCGCCTCCAAACTGGAAAAAGAAAATCCAGAGTTCAAAAATTTGCCCGATGTTTACAACGATGGAATTTTAAAATTAGCCCGTTATTATACAAATCATGGAGAATACACAAAGGCTCTTCGTTATTTTCATTCTGTTCAAGTTTCTGAGGAAGAAGAAAGAGAATATCGCTTTTATTTGGGTAAAGCTTATTATTATACTGGAAAGGTAGACCAAGCGATTTTACTTTTAGTAAAAGTAAACGGTTCTTCAGGTGCGTATTACTTATTAGCAAAATGTTATGCGAATAAGGACGACCTTGAAAAGACTATGGAATATATACGTAAAGCCGCAAATATGAAACCGGAAATTTGGTCGGCCGCGGCGGAAGAAAAAGAATTCGACCGATTCAAGGAAAAATCTTCCTTTAAATCTTTTTTAGAGACTAAGGGATCCGATCAAGAAACGAATCAGAATTCTCAGGCTTTGGATAAGACTTGA
- the tsaB gene encoding tRNA (adenosine(37)-N6)-threonylcarbamoyltransferase complex dimerization subunit type 1 TsaB, whose translation MRKILFFDATNQWIIVETFHLNNDGELKAIASYFGIHPRESSKFLIQELQNVLRESNWKAPDLIVSALGPGSFTGLRIAVATARNLSQLWKIPSIGFDSLNVYTSFYYQETGDPVVIGIEAKQKKIYFGMEDARGFFGSIDIKPNDILDKIPEDRLQTFLTSQKYSDNPEFFSGNSILENFPSAAAILNRNVDLIHEALEFPDRFPYWKLTPNYIRGTYVDDKPTV comes from the coding sequence ATGAGGAAAATTCTATTTTTTGACGCGACAAATCAGTGGATCATTGTGGAAACCTTTCATTTGAACAACGATGGGGAATTGAAGGCAATTGCCTCCTATTTCGGAATTCATCCTAGAGAATCTTCCAAATTTCTGATTCAAGAATTACAAAATGTTTTAAGGGAATCGAATTGGAAAGCTCCCGATTTGATCGTAAGCGCGCTTGGTCCGGGATCTTTCACGGGGCTTAGAATTGCGGTCGCGACCGCGAGAAACTTATCACAACTTTGGAAGATTCCATCGATCGGATTTGACAGTTTGAATGTTTATACATCGTTTTATTACCAAGAAACTGGTGATCCGGTTGTTATCGGAATCGAAGCCAAACAAAAAAAAATTTATTTCGGAATGGAGGATGCAAGAGGATTTTTCGGATCTATCGATATAAAACCGAACGATATTCTTGATAAAATTCCGGAAGATCGTTTACAGACATTCTTGACTTCTCAAAAATATTCGGATAACCCTGAGTTTTTTTCGGGGAATTCCATATTAGAAAATTTTCCTTCCGCGGCAGCGATCTTGAATCGAAACGTCGATTTAATTCATGAGGCTTTGGAATTTCCGGATCGATTTCCGTATTGGAAACTGACACCGAATTATATACGCGGGACCTACGTCGACGATAAACCGACGGTTTAG
- a CDS encoding ribonuclease R family protein, producing the protein MNIKKKQTKQKKTAEPDTRKKNFGRSNKDKKNRFMGRSEGFPENEIGRKILKYFRSRAGSVIQFKDLTTKILREENQNSYGKKREKWQFEEREREITETLQILEAEGLIELEKKNILINSNQKLLGTISVSKKGDGFVKLPSGMEIFVPGQYVQSAIQGDLVEVQPNGIGKKGRLEGEVTKILRRGRDLYRMIVTEKDPKFIFGKLLDIDGEEKEGYLLRKTILMDLQDEIQLGDVLVVKLKEETEHEKNLYEVQFLRFESDTKEDLDLMRMLMKYNYSILYPENIVLDLPEEVNESTVDDWGSRVDLRNLKCITIDGEYSKDFDDAISFVEEKNRIRFYVHIADVSYYVRPGTDLDEEAYNRATSVYLGSRVVPMLPPDLSENLCSLLAGKNRLAFTVEMEADWKGKITHAKYYKSIINVAERYTYNRAESEILSGDPNNWILRMNEFAKVLRARRIEDGRVDLNLKENKVVTDSEHNVVEISVQDRLQAHILIEEFMLSANIKVAEYIRKKKYPTLYRVHEPMNEEKIESLNAFLQLNGIKILLKDSSYEAIRTVLKELEGKPAERLFNMFLLRTFMQAYYSGEHLGHWGLGFEDYCHFTSPIRRYPDLVCHRVLQQILSGKKPLYAPEEVVTLGLHCSHQERKASDAERDYYKLKACRYLEKTGIKEFSATITGCKPYLIFVDLENPSVDACLVSSEFTDEGEIRLETDFSFYSKKYSKIYTLGDKIEVELDRVDYEEIRIFVKMKKFQKKI; encoded by the coding sequence ATGAATATAAAGAAAAAACAAACAAAACAAAAAAAAACCGCAGAACCTGATACGAGAAAGAAAAACTTCGGTCGCTCAAATAAGGATAAAAAAAACAGGTTCATGGGAAGATCCGAAGGATTCCCTGAAAACGAAATCGGCAGAAAAATTCTCAAATATTTTCGATCCAGAGCCGGTTCTGTGATTCAATTTAAGGATCTGACCACAAAGATTCTTAGGGAAGAAAATCAGAATTCTTACGGTAAAAAAAGAGAGAAATGGCAATTTGAAGAAAGAGAAAGGGAAATAACCGAAACACTGCAAATTCTTGAGGCAGAGGGGCTGATCGAATTAGAAAAAAAGAATATTCTCATCAATTCAAATCAAAAACTATTAGGAACGATTTCTGTCAGTAAAAAAGGGGACGGCTTCGTAAAACTTCCTTCCGGAATGGAAATATTCGTTCCAGGTCAATATGTACAATCGGCGATTCAAGGGGATCTTGTAGAAGTTCAGCCTAACGGAATCGGAAAAAAAGGAAGATTGGAAGGAGAAGTCACGAAAATTCTCAGAAGGGGACGTGATCTTTACAGAATGATCGTCACTGAAAAGGATCCTAAGTTTATTTTCGGAAAACTCTTAGACATAGATGGAGAAGAAAAAGAAGGGTACCTTCTTCGTAAAACTATTCTTATGGATCTTCAAGACGAAATCCAACTCGGGGACGTTCTGGTCGTAAAGCTTAAAGAAGAAACCGAACACGAAAAAAATCTCTACGAAGTTCAATTTCTACGTTTTGAATCTGATACTAAAGAAGATTTGGATCTTATGAGAATGTTGATGAAATACAATTATAGCATTCTTTATCCTGAGAATATAGTATTAGATCTTCCGGAAGAAGTGAACGAAAGCACCGTAGATGATTGGGGATCTCGTGTTGATCTTAGAAATTTGAAATGTATTACGATCGACGGAGAATATTCCAAAGACTTCGATGACGCGATCAGCTTTGTGGAAGAAAAAAATCGGATTCGATTTTATGTTCATATTGCCGACGTTTCCTACTACGTAAGACCCGGAACCGATTTGGATGAAGAGGCGTACAATCGAGCGACTTCCGTATATTTGGGAAGTAGAGTTGTTCCTATGTTACCGCCGGATTTGTCTGAAAACCTTTGTTCCTTGCTTGCCGGGAAAAATCGTTTGGCCTTTACGGTGGAAATGGAAGCTGATTGGAAAGGGAAAATTACTCATGCTAAATATTATAAAAGCATAATTAATGTTGCGGAAAGATATACATATAACCGGGCGGAGTCAGAAATCCTATCGGGTGACCCTAATAATTGGATTTTAAGAATGAACGAATTCGCCAAAGTACTTCGAGCCAGAAGGATTGAAGACGGAAGAGTGGATTTGAATTTAAAGGAAAATAAAGTAGTTACCGATTCCGAACACAATGTAGTCGAAATCTCTGTACAAGATAGATTGCAAGCACATATTCTCATCGAAGAATTTATGCTTTCAGCAAATATTAAAGTTGCTGAATATATTCGTAAGAAAAAGTATCCCACTTTGTATCGCGTTCACGAACCGATGAACGAAGAAAAGATAGAATCTCTTAATGCATTTTTGCAGCTAAACGGAATTAAAATTTTATTAAAGGATTCAAGTTACGAAGCGATTCGGACGGTTTTGAAAGAATTGGAAGGAAAACCTGCGGAAAGGTTATTCAATATGTTTTTGCTCCGAACGTTTATGCAGGCTTATTATTCCGGAGAACATCTCGGGCATTGGGGTTTAGGATTTGAGGACTATTGTCATTTTACTTCTCCGATCCGAAGATATCCTGATTTAGTTTGTCATCGGGTTTTACAACAAATTCTTTCGGGTAAAAAACCTCTTTATGCTCCGGAAGAGGTGGTGACTTTGGGTTTGCATTGTTCGCATCAGGAACGAAAGGCGAGTGACGCTGAACGAGATTATTATAAACTCAAAGCGTGTCGTTATTTGGAAAAAACAGGCATCAAAGAATTTTCCGCAACGATTACCGGTTGTAAGCCGTATTTGATTTTCGTAGATTTGGAAAATCCTTCCGTAGACGCTTGTTTAGTTTCTTCAGAATTTACAGATGAAGGCGAAATTCGGTTGGAGACGGATTTTTCATTTTATTCGAAAAAATATTCTAAGATTTATACACTTGGAGATAAGATCGAAGTTGAACTTGATCGAGTCGATTATGAGGAGATTAGAATTTTTGTGAAAATGAAAAAATTCCAGAAAAAAATATAA